One window of the Babesia microti strain RI chromosome IV, complete genome genome contains the following:
- a CDS encoding transcription elongation factor SPT6 (overlaps_old_locusTagID:BBM_III05405) produces MGLSKVSDIKKKKKRKSHRQDGDELAKRKKKTERFGSSLVKKVKSSTDDNDKDNSLFDDEASVTDSAGRSYDSEDEGGVDDEMKGFIVDEVDDEEELSDGGRSEEYEDYEVNNQLDDDDLSLIAENTGQQAVKHRLRKKNKDTLDEDSDRDEVKGKATDDRYLSDDYEEDEWLEDDYADNEIHMNDMWNSIAECFGDVELVINILKNRKPNFNEYQDNEDKYDESPEKTEGLRKLSTLSHIAEPDEIIREYMTAEDEAICNADMPERLSLAYGNRKLPVEIKDIVNESAWIIGALNKQFPEELSFENVLKRYIDSFGETVTIFPDDISNEIKTKVELVIMWILNHKLEPAYIICQKMHLLSPPLTESMIWKIYDLDLEWYRLKEILNELNDTIISNGIEDLPADVDKILTNFSDFTDLEDVKYFLSIHYPQIDNQYATELITNNSPVDEKTNVNMQNANKNDSSVAIDKDDIFGEDQVENDESDDSNFTINDEDEEDQNNIIEQSTIQPQTDKPGHSKTTIARPTEAISGLNIISSIKIGNLNESWNEYFPLPSQFAQVLSKTVEFSAQTDDDCNNLYIDQANCIEEWDKIITNRASKNYSTAYPSNISSDNEIISQQVEEWCEQFQTGPFNSGRKVLDALITYYSKRLATQLGIRRFMRELYMHSASITTITTPLGENQIDPSSPNWLPSRLLKIPIRMLINASKTNYTYPTQYTNIWSRLNNLREQLCNTSLGYLYLEVLNLKDKGLIELVIHPLIDSENIYWGSQRYSNRLRQWKERYQTTKDGPSGPLKQEYEDGKSLIDREHFALVEAEKSDSRWRENVIDKLSIVYLSYFNKKFGGEKFLPILTYIQDKIVRRLLKELLIKFRREASDKLIREGQNLVIQYCKAMLHWHFDLDTDKFYQKHNPLSTLKQQNIASAVGNDSGLFITLVDYNGFYIQHFCYYFIVGPGVRRDMSNIQYTDSASTNSQLEINDIVEKFLEYKVSLLLVGITSVDSYNVYKVLSDKLSSRLSHGDKKFIVEIVPTKIPQIYASSDKCRKEFGTIYPQEVLVSIGLVRYFQSPCSEIVNLWNDGVTNHLLELQLHPIQDVIPKNKLLKALEMQCVIEVSRCGVSLAELSEKHHARGVLQFVPGLGPRKAQVILQAMSKGPLYRNLLDPKHYGLEIKGIGNCVYENCASFIRDPIDKITDCPSQSTEISDGIDWYKSYDGSTFGFTRIGPEDYGMAKRIISLVNENGSTALDSVDLSILAKEYTSKLDKFAVLRALKHLNLIRDELVHPFSSMNVEYDSPNYETIFYASLKENPMTFKTGYAVHCKIESINEVGIRGRIYPSGITAVVADFKQLKSSLSINRQAESILNEQLPSRISRIEYRPRIEFDTYTFRVEVMVTTQMVKRLLYEFYDKLSKMGVEKFVSPLCLFDVTILRKRAFFEIDQFLKPKIQYKRIIRHPLYRAWPVKKAIAYLRQEQICIGQSCFLPLPQSDKLNLIMKTCSDPFNCVSFTIHESNQRSPGELGKELVINGESFMSLDQIVAQLCDTLKVNLEEIYSHPRYRSNCDVAKVERDLLQECAMKPDSISWALCPPDPKRRVVQGGTQNVNHPLRFALVVVPPGAMIKSIPTIKDSIYVSHKKFTLWTHSENTLKSLLNWWKETGYWNRNAELEMYNNQKMKKMGMDKTVAHAEGQMDRYRHPHNQPYYRPAPQQLYQQVPPQGWGYQPYGRQNY; encoded by the exons ATGGGTTTGAGCAAAGTCAGTGATATAAAGAAAAaaa AGAAACGAAAATCGCATAGGCAGGACGGAGATGAACTAGCAAAGCGAAAGAAAAAAACTGAAAGATTTGGCAGTTCCTTGGTGAAGAAGGTTAAATCTTCCACCgatgataatgataaagaT aattcattatttgatgATGAAGCTTCTGTTACTGATTCAGCAGGGAGATCGTATGACAGCGAAGATGAAGGTGGAGTTGATG ATGAGATGAAGGGGTTCATTGTAGATGAGGTGGATGATGAAGAGGAACTTAGCGATGGAGGAAGGAGTGAAGAATATGAGGATTACGAGGTCAATAACCAACTCGACGACGACGATTTGTCACTTATCGCAGAGAATACTGGTCAACAG gcCGTAAAACATCGTCTAAGAAAAAAAAACAAAGATACATTGGATGAAGATAGTGACAGAGATGAGGTTAAGGGTAAAGCAACAGATGACCGTTACTTGAGTGACGACTATGAAGAAGATGAATGGCTTGAAGATGACTATGCTGACAATGAAATCCACATGAACGACATGTGGAATAGCATCGCAGAATGTTTTGGTGATGTAGAACTTGTTATCAATATCCTAAAGAATAGGAAGCCAAACTTTAACGAATATCAGGACAATGAAGATAAGTATGACGAGTCCCCCGAGAAGACCGAAGGCCTGCGCAAATTATCTACATTATCGCACATTGCCGAACCTGATGAGATTATTAGGGAATATATGACAGCTGAAGACGAGGCAATTTGCAATGCTGACATGCCGGAGCGATTATCTCTCGCCTATGG AAACAGGAAACTGCCAGTTGAGATCAAGGACATTGTAAATGAATCTGCATGGATTATTGGGGCACTTAACAAACAATTTCCAGAGGAATTATCATTTGAAAATGTCTTAAAGAGATATATTGATTCATTTGGCGAAACAGTCACTATTTTTCCCGATGATATA tcaaatgaaataaaaacCAAAGTGGAGCTAGTGATAATGTGGATATTAAACCATAAACTAGAGCCTGCCTACATAATATGCCAAAAAATGCACCTATTATCACCTCCACTAACTGAATCCATGATATGGAAGATTTATGATTTGGACCTTGAA TGGTATCGTCTCAAAGAGATATTAAATGAGTTAAATGATACAATAATTTCCAATGGAATTGAAGATTTACCTGCAGatgttgataaaatattgaCTAACTTCAGTGACTTTACTGATTTGGAagatgtaaaatatttcttaTCAATACACTACCCGCAGATCGATAATCAGTATGCCACCGAACTTATTACCAATAATAGCCCAGTAGATGAAAAAACAAATGTTAATATGCAAAATGCTAACAAAAATGATTCATCTGTGGCAATAGACAAGGATGACATTTTTGGTGAAGACCAGGTTGAGAATGATGAATCGGACGATAGTAACTTCACTATAAACGATGAAGATGAAGAAGATCAGAATAATATCATAGAACAATCCACCATTCAACCACAAACCGACAAGCCTGGACATTCAAAGACCACAATTGCCAGGCCTACCGAAGCAATTTCCGGACTGAACATAATATCAAGCATTAAAATTGGCAACTTAAACGAGTCTTGGAACGAATATTTTCCCCTCCCCTCACAATTTGCTCAAGTTTTATCAAAAACTGTGGAATTTTCCGCCCAAACTGATGATGATTGTAATAACTTGTATATCGACCAAGCAAATTGCATTGAAGAGTGggataaaataattacaaaccGCGCCAGTAAGAACTATAGCACAGCTTACCCGAGTAATATATCATctgataatgaaattatatcacAACAAGTAGAAGAGTGGTGTGAACAGTTCCAAACTGGACCTTTTAACAGTGGAAGGAAGGTGCTAGACGCCctaataacatattattCAAAACGATTAGCCACACAACTTGGTATTAGAAGGTTTATGCGTGAATTGTATATGCACAGCGCTAGTATCACAACAATTACCACGCCATTGGGTGAAAATCAAATTGACCCTTCGTCCCCCAATTGGCTTCCATCCAGGTTGCTTAAAATTCCAATTCGCATGCTCATAAATGCCTCAAAAACGAATTATACATACCCAACGCAATACACTAATATTTGGTCTCGATTGAATAACCTAAGGGAACAGCTTTGCAACACAAGCCTTGGATATTTGTACCTTGAGGTACTTAATTTGAAGGACAAGGGGCTAATAGAATTAGTGATCCACCCGTTGATTGATAGTGAAAACATTTACTGGGGAAGTCAGCGCTATAGCAACAGACTGAGGCAATGGAAGGAAAGGTACCAAACCACCAAAGACGGACCTTCCGGCCCTTTGAAACAAGAATATGAAGACGGTAAATCACTAATTGACCGCGAACATTTTGCATTAGTTGAAGCAGAAAAATCAGATAGTAGATGGAGAGAAAATGTCATTGACAAGTTAAGCATAGTATATCTTAGTTATTTCAACAAGAAATTTGGCGGAGAAAAATTTTTACCCATATTAACATATATCCAGGATAAGATAGTTAGGCGGTTACTGAAGGAATTGCTAATTAAGTTCAGAAGGGAGGCATCTGATAAGTTGATTAGGGAGGGGCAAAACCTGGTCATCCAGTATTGCAAGGCGATGCTCCACTGGCACTTTGACTTGGACACCgataaattttaccaaaaaCACAACCCACTCTCAACACTAAAACAGCAAAATATAGCATCTGCAGTTGGAAATGATTCAGGGCTATTTATAACTCTTGTAGACTATAATGGCTTCTACATTCAACACTTTTGTTACTACTTTATAGTTGGGCCTGGAGTACGGAGAGATATGagcaatatacaatatacgGATTCTGCCAGTACCAATTCGCAGTTGGAGattaatgatattgtgGAGAAGTTTTTGGAGTACAAAGTATCATTATTGTTGGTTGGAATAACAAGTGTAGATTCttacaatgtatataaagTGCTTTCTGACAAGCTAAGCAGCCGATTGTCCCATGgagataaaaaatttattgtggAAATTGTGCCCACAAAAATACCTCAGATTTATGCCTCAAGTGACAAGTGTAGGAAGGAGTTTGGTACCATTTATCCACAGGAAGTTTTGGTGTCTATCGGTCTGGTCAGATATTTCCAGTCACCATGCAGTGAGATTGTTAATTTGTGGAACGATGGTGTCACTAACCATTTACTGGAGTTGCAATTGCATCCAATACAGGATGTGATACCAAAAAATAAGCTACTAAAGGCCTTGGAAATGCAGTGCGTTATTGAAGTTAGCAGGTGTGGGGTTTCATTAGCAGAGTTAAGTGAAAAACACCATGCGCGCGGTGTATTGCAGTTTGTCCCGGGTCTTGGACCTAGGAAAGCTCAGGTTATTTTGCAAGCCATGTCTAAGGGCCCGCTTTATAGGAATTTGCTAGATCCCAAACACTATGGATTGGAAATCAAAGGTATAGGTAATTGTGTATATGAAAACTGCGCTAGTTTCATAAGAGATCccattgataaaattacgGATTGTCCATCTCAGTCGACTGAGATCAGCGATGGCATAGATTGGTACAAAAGTTACGATGGTTCGACTTTTGGATTTACTCGCATTGGTCCAGAAGATTATGGCATGGCAAAGCGAATAATTTCATTGGTTAATGAAAATGGTTCTACTGCTTTGGATTCTGTTGATTTGTCCATCTTAGCCAAGGAATATACTTCcaaattggataaatttgccGTGCTACGGGCACTTAAACACCTGAATCTTATTAGGGATGAATTGGTACATCCATTTTCATCTATGAATGTTGAATATGACTCTCCCAACTATGAAACGATCTTCTACGCCTCTTTGAAAGAAAATCCAATGACCTTTAAAACCGGTTATGCAGTGCATTGCAAGATTGAAAGTATCAATGAGGTTGGGATCAGGGGCAGGATTTATCCCAGTGGTATTACTGCAGTTGTGGCCGATTTTAAACAGCTGAAATCATCTTTATCAATTAACCGCCAAGCTGAATCCATTTTGAATGAACAGTTGCCATCAAGAATCTCCCGAATTGAATACAGGCCCAGGATAGAATTTGACACTTATACCTTTAGGGTGGAGGTGATGGTAACCACTCAAATGGTTAAGCGACTGTTGTATGAGTTTTACGACAAGCTGAGTAAGATGGGAGTAGAGAAGTTCGTTTCCCCCCTATGTTTATTTGATGTTACTATACTTCGGAAGCGCGCTTTCTT TGAAATTGATCAGTTCCTCAAACCAAAGATACAATACAAGCGAATAATTCGCCACCCTTTATACCGTGCATGGCCGGTAAAAAAGGCTATCGCATACCTTCGTCAAGAACAG ATTTGCATTGGCCAATCTTGTTTCTTGCCCTTGCCTCAATCTGACAAGTTGAATCTCATCATGAAAACATGCAGCGACCCATTTAATTGTGTTAGTTTTACTATACACGAATCCAATCAGCGAAGTCCTGGCGAATTGGGTAAGGAACTAGTGATAAACGGGGAATCTTTTATG AGCCTGGATCAAATTGTTGCCCAGTTATGCGATACGCTCAAGGTAAATTTGGAGGAGATCTACTCGCACCCA AGGTATAGGTCAAATTGCGATGTTGCAAAGGTGGAGAGGGATTTGTTACAGGAATGTGCTATGAAACCGGATTCAATTTCATGGGCTTTATGCCCGCCCGACCCAAAACGAAGAGTGGTACAAGGGGGAACTCAAAATGTTAATCATCCTTTGAGATTCGCGCTGGTTGTGGTTCCGCCTGGTGCCATGATTAAAAGTATACCTACCATTAAGGATTCTATTTACGTATCccacaaaaaatttactttGTGGACTCAT AGCGAGAACACGCTCAAGTCACTGTTAAACTGGTGGAAGGAGACCGGATATTGGAACAGGAACGCGGAACTTGAAATGTACAATAATCAAAAGATGAAGAAGATGGGTATGGACAAGACTGTAGCGCATGCTGAGGGGCAAATGGACAGGTACCGGCATCCACATAATCAACCGTACTATCGCCCAGCACCGCAACAGCTTTATCAGCAAGTTCCACCTCAAGGCTGGGGGTATCAGCCTTACGGCCGTCAAAACTATTGA
- a CDS encoding RNA-binding protein 8A (overlaps_old_locusTagID:BBM_III05410) yields the protein MKTDNDVYDQLEEITIDKSLLPDPNIIPVKSVEGWIIVVRGVHEEAQEEDVRDAFENFGTVRNLHLNLDRRTGYVKGYALIEFGSQEQAIEAIKGMNGKELLGKNVEVGWVFVKA from the exons ATGAAAACAGATAATGATGTTTACGATCAGCTGGAAGAGATTACGATCGATAAATCACTTCTTCCAGATCCAAACATAATACCTGTTAAAT CTGTTGAAGGATGGATTATAGTAGTTAGGGGAGTGCACGAAGAAGCACAGGAGGAGGATGTGAGAGATGCCTTTGAAAATTTCGGCACTGTTAGAAATCTGCACTTAAATTTGGATCGAAGGACCGGCTATGTAAAGGGATATGCGCtaattgaatttggatCCCAAGAGCAGGCAATTGAGGCCATTAAGG GGATGAATGGAAAAGAACTGTTAGGTAAAAATGTGGAGGTTGGATGGGTTTTTGTTAAAGCCTAG
- a CDS encoding conserved Plasmodium protein, unknown function (overlaps_old_locusTagID:BBM_III05415) translates to MATNDTYDGTVGLSPSSILQPMSCDFGNPELFKRLKDAHEYNVSLLNRHSDMVSTNRDINSLHHAEAVIESQHLEIIRLTNNIEELNSKLDNNSKLNDQTQNKLLQDIANLNDYIIKLESDLQLSHNKSQTYLNTIKSLEAKIVQMDNLILSKDTDANQSYQINYKLKIRNSELETKYQELLTELYHVKDERDRFSAVQSNAKAPINNTDISCKLKKREDITDLAMHMCQMDDVKKKCIIQLENELLTYKNLCQRKCEEIKQLNDVIEHAKISGTNFNGSNKMVQCLQKQILHLSNDIHMQSKLVQEYQQSLANKQLHQLPSSQSYQYQDFNSSLKIINETQQYELDKAVVTKLLSKIEDVAVRNTMSKSRAQILNPYYTCYVYLYVCQLADYCTYNNIVTDSNTNNVSLEENEYNVNICVCSDKICIFNDERYNIDDSNGRKSEYMELPVNAIESVTSSGNMFKIVTKKNISWVHLHIITKNEDEFNRLYFALCYNGCLSRVLLNGCNVFGGIAQNDCFQLPIILYTKTQEIVGSLFYNNDFNILLVYSTDSKIYPMVISCKDYILNNVNSFDDVAFNYYSMHGKCNIGHLYSLKRFQVDSVVVDAVYHAENNFITASTDQTYYLTSVNETDIQQLDQLLELGEWHEVPSEIEEPPDKQEIENTSEEETINKNESDELFKSSITPFIIRDGYIYFKFVDMANESQGVEIDKCVFIADASKNELAILIKGEVQEHEMFIFSLPTKQDFDYWKNNLVEHGLNEQQNDMNNDDGKFYRSNSGKINQQACVVTKGQMQLFKDYNDDVSEPLITYVSSSTKVSINEEKREIIMESTSTHGNRSRITLDCTNPKEFVRWKSALILAGFISGNSVNSDNINGLKKYVFPIKLFKTSDNNDSGRRAFVIKSNYVALYISSTSKDPYLLFKKADVEVLIFVNDRRIRLYVRRYTKNEERFDFILPLMKDFSTACAEFKSFCYKVSSGEDTLNIVGDKSKIMKNSKFPFVLAKPGAITLHLTMYTSEPEVTIKPSDYSCDIVKNKLKIEFIPKAEGVKNLPPFIFKHDDSFNKWLLTLKISGFLRFTNEKMTRLYFPTIFYGHISPESSMVLNK, encoded by the exons ATGGCAACAAACGATACTTATGATGGCACGGTGGGTTTATCACCAAGTTCAATACTACAGCCTATGAGTTGTGACTTTGGTAATCCAGAGCTTTTTAAACGGTTAAAAGATg cccatgaatataatgtatCGCTGTTGAACCGCCATTCTGATATGGTGAGCACAAATAGGGATATTAATTCGCTCCATCATGCCGAGGCTGTAATTGAGAGCCAACACTTGGAAATTATTCGGCTTACCAATAATATCGAGGAGCTTAACTCTAAACTTGATAATAATTCGAAACTCAATGATCAAACCCAAAATAAATTGCTCCAGGATATCGCCAATCTTAATGATTACATCATAAAGCTTGAGTCGGATTTACAACTATCACATAACAAATCTCAAACCTATTTGAATACGATTAAGTCATTAGAGGCTAAGATTGTACAAATGGATAActtaattttatccaaaGACACCGATGCCAATCAGAGTTATCAAATCAATTACAAACTAAAGATTAGGAATTCTGAACTTGAAACTAAATATCAAGAGCTTTTAACGGAACTATATCAT GTTAAGGATGAAAGAGATAGATTTTCCGCTGTTCAATCTAACGCCAAGGCACCCATTAACAATACAGATATAAGCTGCAAGTTGAAGAAAAGAGAAGATATTACAGATCTTGCAATGCATATGTGTCAAATGGATGATGTTAAGAAGAAGTGCATTATCCAACTTGAAAATGAACTGCTTACTTATAAAAATCTGTGCCAAAGGAAATGTGAGGAGATTAAGCAATTGAATGATGTAATAGAGCATGCAAAGATTAGTGGTACCAATTTCAATGGATCTAACAAAATGGTCCAGTGTTTGCAGAAACAAATACTTCACCTGTCAAATGACATACATATGCAATCAAAACTTGTTCAGGAATACCAACAGTCTTTGGCCAATAAACAATTGCACCAGCTTCCATCATCGCAATCATACCAGTATCAGGATTTCAATAGTTCACTGAagataataaatgaaaCCCAACAATACGAACTAGATAAAGCAGTagttactaaattattatccaAAATTGAGGATGTTGCAGTTAGAAATACTATGAGTAAGTCACGTGCTCAAATACTTAACCCCTACTACACGTGCTATGTATATTTGTACGTATGCCAGCTAGCTGACTATTGTACCTATAATAACATCGTTACTGAttcaaatacaaataatgtGAGTCTTGAggaaaatgaatataatgtGAATATTTGTGTATGTTCAGACAAAATATGCATATTCAATGATGaaagatataatattgacGATTCCAACGGACGTAAATCTGAATATATGGAATTGCCGGTGAATGCAATTGAATCGGTGACTTCTAGTGGtaatatgtttaaaattgtcaCAAAAAAAAACATTTCATGGGTCCATTTACACATAATAACCAAGAATGAAGATGAGTTTAACCGCCTCTATTTTGCATTGTGCTACAATGGTTGTTTATCTAGGGTGCTATTAAATGGATGTAATGTATTTGGCGGGATTGCCCAAAATGACTGTTTTCAATTGcctattattttatataccaAAACACAAGAAATTGTGGGCTCACTCTTCTATAACAATGACTTTAATATTCTACTGGTATATTCAACAGATTctaaaatttatccaatgGTTATTAGCTGCAAGGactatattttaaataatgtgAATAGTTTTGATGATGttgcatttaattattattcaatgCATGGAAAGTGTAATATTGGCCACTTATATTCGCTAAAACGGTTTCAAGTGGATAGTGTCGTGGTTGATGCCGTTTACCATGCggaaaataattttataactGCATCTACTGACCAAACCTATTACTTAACTAGTGTAAACGAGACTGATATTCAACAGCTAGATCAACTACTCGAATTAGGTGAATGGCATGAAGTGCCCAGTGAAATCGAAGAACCTCCTGATAAACAAGAGATAGAAAACACATCTGAAGAagaaacaattaataagaatgaatctgatgaattatttaagtCTAGTATAACTCCGTTCATTATACGAGACGGTTATATTTACTTTAAATTTGTCGATATGGCCAACGAATCCCAAGGTGttgaaattgacaaatgCGTATTTATCGCCGACGCTTCTAAGAATGAATTAGCCATTCTGATCAAAGGTGAAGTACAGGAACATGAAATGTTCATATTTTCCCTACCTACTAAACAAGACTTTGATTATTGGAAAAACAATCTAGTGGAACATGGGTTGAATGAGCAACAAAATGATATGAATAACGATGatggcaaattttaccGTTCCAATTCTGGCAAGATTAATCAACAAGCTTGTGTGGTGACCAAAGGCCAAATGCAATTGTTCAAAGACTATAATGATGACGTTTCGGAGCCATTGATAACATACGTAAGCTCATCAACAAAAGTTTCTATAAATGAGGAAAAACGGGAAATTATTATGGAATCCACGTCTACGCATGGAAATAGGAGCAGAATTACTTTGGATTGCACCAATCCGAAGGAATTCGTAAGGTGGAAATCGGCGTTGATTTTGGCTGGATTTATATCTGGTAACTCAGTCAATAGCGATAACATAAATGGACTCAAAAAGTATGTTTTCCCAATAAAACTCTTTAAAACATCTGATAACAATGATAGTGGAAGGAGGGcttttgtaattaaatcCAATTATGTGGCATTGTATATCAGCAGCACTTCTAAAGATccatatttgttatttaaaaaagCAGATGTTGAAGTactaatatttgtaaatgaCCGTCGAATCAGATTATACGTCCGTAGGTACACTAAGAATGAGGAGCGCTTTGATTTTATCCTTCCTTTGATGAAGGACTTTTCAACTGCTTGTGCTGAATTCAAATCGTTTTGCTACAAGGTTAGTTCTGGAGAGGATACTTTGAATATAGTAGGGGATAAGTCCAAGATTATGAAAAACTCCAAATTTCCATTCGTATTGGCCAAACCTGGGGCTATCACATTGCACCTAACAATGTACACCTCTGAACCGGAGGTTACTATCAAACCCAGTGATTATTCATGCGATATTGTGAAAAATAAGTTGAAAATTGAGTTTATCCCCAAGGCAGAGGGCGTTAAAAATCTACCACcgtttatttttaaacatGATGATTCTTTCAATAAGTGGTTGCTTACGCTTAAGATTTCTGGATTTTTAAGGTTTACCAATGAAAAGATGACGAGGTTATACTTCCCAACAATCTTTTATGGTCATATATCACCAGAATCCTCTATGgttttaaataaatga
- a CDS encoding hypothetical protein (overlaps_old_locusTagID:BBM_III05420), producing the protein MFTNMGLDFAMDDFSNVNPAGKPLQLRSDNISSLNNNKNADIVYQSPSNNISSNTGYQKVKFKDIFDTDTSASASTSDTEAVKSVNGNMKKAISVSFSDLVLQERAKLRTKFRQNTSLTRFDQHHSSQHTNTKFTNYTITNPKKQSINKISSPEKVLRRSPSTIDALCDDSVSVINEEEEEEEANISKVISTPTRYIHASKKISVYPSFTRRLSNNATLWISKSNNNYVTFNKNHLYKKFNLSRRMRIKRLMNMESKHFSITKNHPWHSQNNLRSDETSDSITEKVNKDGIDNRNDLGFCKSCNVYCGKIRTLEADLAVEKQHFEEMCKSNSQLQQKLDNAFETIEKMTKQHNHKLNIKESKIRQLADRNMELLKRIEININDINYFKNCLLDNHNNLESLQSKLNELTNENADLSSCVDNYKVENEKLIKDCSYYKKQCMIMNDKYLQQQSTIKLPQTQNLCPTVTHIETLVPMAKVTESVTADTFTDETANEIVTYSKDIEIKLPTFMNMSGFDKSIFPSFIPSNSALSSTDTDEQHSYHQKDCQRGDKMGVLKKICDMDETDINDLADNVANKCIVNRNLDDSKYNQPKLSPLPPLLPPLPAKITENPPTEIPYNPTTRWILDRVSRPSNLESLFKLQDRIRDMSLRM; encoded by the coding sequence ATGTTCACAAATATGGGATTAGACTTTGCAATGGATGATTTCTCAAATGTAAATCCTGCTGGAAAACCTCTTCAACTACGCTCAGATAATATTTCATCActaaacaataataaaaatgctGATATTGTTTATCAATCACCTAGCAACAATATTAGTTCCAATACTGGATATCAGAAGGTTAAGTTTAAGGATATTTTTGACACCGATACTTCAGCCTCAGCTTCAACTTCAGATACCGAAGCCGTTAAGTCTGTTAATGGAAATATGAAAAAAGCTATCAGCGTTTCGTTCTCTGATTTGGTGTTACAGGAAAGGGCTAAATTGAGGACCAAATTTAGACAAAATACTTCACTTACACGATTCGACCAGCATCATAGCTCACAGCATACCAATactaaatttacaaattatactaTTACAAACCCTAAGAAACaaagtataaataaaatttcctCGCCAGAGAAAGTTTTAAGACGCTCACCATCGACAATAGATGCACTGTGTGATGATTCAGTATCAGTAATAAATGAAGAAGAGGAGGAAGAAGAAGCAAATATTTCTAAAGTAATCTCAACTCCTACACGTTACATACATGCATCAAAAAAAATCAGTGTATATCCATCATTCACTAGGAGATTATCCAATAATGCTACATTGTGGATTTCCAAGAgcaataacaattatgtAACCTTCAATAAGAATCAtttgtacaaaaaattcaatctCAGTAGGAGGATGCGGATCAAACGCCTGATGAATATGGAATCAAAACACTTCTCCATAACTAAAAATCATCCATGGCATTcgcaaaataatttaagaTCAGATGAGACATCTGACAGTATCACAGAAAAAGTTAATAAAGATGGCATTGATAATAGGAATGATTTGGGTTTTTGTAAATCGTGCAATGTGTATTGTGGAAAAATTCGAACACTCGAAGCAGATTTGGCAGTAGAAAAACAACATTTCGAAGAAATGTGCAAATCTAACTCTCAATTGCAGCAAAAACTAGATAACGCATTTGAaacaattgaaaaaatgacTAAACAACACAAccataaattgaatatcaAGGAGTCTAAAATACGGCAATTGGCTGATAGGAATATGGAGCTCCTCAAGCGCatagaaattaatattaacgatattaattacttcaaaaattgtttattagACAACCACAACAATCTAGAATCTTTGCAATCTAAGTTGAACGAACTCACAAATGAAAACGCCGATCTATCATCATGTGTGGATAATTATAAGGTTGAAAATGAAAAGTTGATTAAAGACTGTAGTTACTACAAAAAACAGTGCATGATTatgaatgataaatatttacaacaacaATCCACGATAAAATTGCCAcaaacacaaaatttatgCCCAACAGTAACACATATCGAAACTTTAGTGCCGATGGCAAAAGTCACAGAAAGTGTCACTGCCGACACTTTCACTGATGAGACTGCTAATGAAATTGTCACTTATTCTAAAGACATCGAGATCAAACTGCCTACTTTTATGAACATGTCTGGATTCGATAAAAGCATCTTCCCATCTTTTATACCCAGCAATTCCGCATTATCCTCAACTGATACAGATGAACAACACTCTTATCACCAAAAAGATTGTCAACGCGGTGACAAGATGGGAGTGCTTAAGAAGATTTGTGATATGGATGAAACTGATATAAACGATCTTGCCGATAATGTGGCAAACAAATGTATTGTCAACAGGAATCTCGACGATAGTAAATATAACCAGCCAAAACTGTCTCCGCTTCCTCCGTTACTTCCGCCTTTGCCTGCAAAAATTACCGAAAACCCCCCTACAGAAATCCCATACAATCCTACTACTAGGTGGATTTTGGATAGGGTAAGCAGACCTTCGAATTTAGAAAGCTTGTTCAAACTCCAAGACAGGATAAGGGATATGTCTCTTCGGATGTGA